The DNA sequence ACTGTTCATCTTCCGCGCCTAAGTCCGCGCTGAATTTCGCTTTCATCGCACCCTGTTCCGCCAGCTGAATCAGGTAGGCGTCGGTGGTGGTGCTTCCCTTCTGCTGGTATTTGGCATATACCACATTACCCCTTTGTCCACTTTATGGCCACCACCACTTTTCCGGTTTTCTGGGAGTTGTCAAACACCAGTGGTTTCTGCCTCCACGTGCGGCCTTTCAGATCATAGCTCATGCCATCGCCGCTGCCGGGGCCGGTTCCGCTGGTACCTGTTCCTGTGCCGTTTTTATCGCCGCCGGGTGTGCCCCATTGAGCACCCTGGTTGCCGCCGGGTTTGGTGTTGCCTTCGCCGTTGCCGGTTCCGTTACCACTCGCATTGCCGGTGCCATCGCCTTTACCGTTTTTACCCTTGGTAAAAACGCCCGCCATCTGGTCTTTGATTTTCTTTTCCTCCGCTTCACGTGCCAGACGTTCCGCTTCCGCCTTTTTCACCAACGCTGCAATGCGCTGCTGTTCCTTCAAGGCCTGTTCCTGGCGGATTTTTTCCTCTTTCTGCATTTTTGCAATGGCTACCGCCTGCGGGTCTTCCGATACGACGGTATTGGTTGCAGGTGCCTTAACAGGCGTGGTTGTCGCTTTTACCGGCGTGGGGGGCGGGCGGTGTTGGTTGCGGACTGAAACCGCTTCCGCGGGTGATGAATTCTGTCCGCCGGCATCCTGTTCGTTATCGGTTCCCAAACCATCTTCATTGTCACCAAAATCAATCAGCACACCGGAGATGGCATCCTCCACAATTGGATGGGAAAGTTTTATAAATAAGAGTGCCCCTGACAGCAATGACAGGATTATGATCGTAATCAGGATGGATTGCTGATCGGATTGTCGTTGTTGGATTTGAACCGCCTGTGTCATTTCTTTTGTAATTAATAAATAGCAATCGGTAGCTGAAACAAAAATCAATTTTAAATCCATTCTTCCACCGTCTAAATACCCACTTGTGTTATTAAACACAAAATCCATACCATTTATTGTGTTAAAAGAAGTTAGGACGAGCACCTTATCAATCTTTTCTGTCAGTTCATGCGGGGTCAGGGCTTCCTTTTCCAAAATAAATTTGGTAATCAGCCTATTGGGAATTGCTTCTATATGATTGAAAATGACCTCCACATTCTCCGGAGGGTTCTTCCAGATTTCATCTCCTGACCGCTCTTCCTTTCCGATAAATGTTCCCAATACCGACTGCGGAAAGTATTTCTTGTTCAGGATATTGCGGCTGTCTGCCAGCACATAAACCGGAATCTTATACTGTTTTGCCGCCGCCGCCAACAGATGCGCGCCCGATTTCGTAATGAATGTTTCATGCATGATGATATCACAACCCATCAGAACGACATCCACTTCCGGCAGAAACCTGCCGAGTCCGGCATCATCGATGACGGTTACTTTGTTGCCTCTGGAAGCGAGCTCTGCAGCCTGTTCCTTTCCTATTTTATCCTGCAGGGAAACCAGTTGATTAAGTTGAACTTCTTTTTGATGCACATTCAGCAAATCCACCAATGACTGAATATTTACATCATTGCCGAACAACAAGAGCGTCTTATTCTCAAAATCAAAAGTCTGGCTGGCTGTTTCCGCTGTCTTTCTGTCCACATTTTTCCAGCGCTCCTGAAACACTTCCAACAACTCCTTAATGAGGATGGGCTGCCCTTCCGGATCTATCTTGAGCAAAAAGTGGTTGATGTAATGGTTGACCGAAGTGATGTTGGGTTTTTCAGTGATGACGATGCGCAACCCCTGAATCATTTCACGCACTGACGTGGAGACCTTATTGTCCGAAATGAGTGAAAAGAGATTATTCACCGTCTTAGTGGCATTCTGAAAAGCCTTTGCGCTTTCCACAATCGGATTTTCAGTTATTTTTTTGAATAAACTCATGCAGGTTATGGGTTATAAAGTTATAAGTTATGTGCATTATTTTCTTAAATTTCAGTCAAATAATGAATAACCGTCAACTTACAAATTACTTCCATTTTATATTACATCCCATGCTGGGAAATTGATTATCGCTTACAGGCATTCCGTTCAACAGATTATCCAGTGCAGCACGAATGTCTTTTTCCATCCGGAATGCTGTCATTCTTCGGGCGGGAATCATCCAGTTGTCCGCGGTACACACACTTCAACCCCTTGTCGTAGATACTGAAATCTGGTGTACAGGCGGCGTGATAGGCTTTTGCCACTTCCTGAGTGGCATCATACAGATAGGGAAAAGGATATCCCTCTTCCAAAGCAGTCTCTTTCATCAATTCAGGCGCATCCTGCGGATAGTTGACGATATCGTTGGAACTGATGGCTATAAATGCAACACCTTTCGGCATATAATCATTCGCCAGGCTGACCAACTGTTTGTTCACATGCCTGACATACGGACAATGATTGCAGATAAACATGACAACGGTCGCGTTTTCTCCTTTCAGCCCCTCTAAAGAAAATTCTTTACCGGAAACGGTATCCGGCAGTCGGAAATCGGGTGCCTGATAGCCTAAAGGAATTCGGATGGTTTCAGTTGCTGCCATTATAAATCAATAAAAGTTATTATTTCAAAAATACCACTATTCAACGTATATCCCTATTTCCTTTTCCACACTTTTGCATATATAGGGTGTTTGGAACGAAGCGTCACCAACGGGTCTAATTCCGGCACAAAATGTTCATCCACCTCGATATTAAAGCGTTGCAGGATCATGGCTAAACACACCTGCATTTCCTGTATGGCAAAATTATTTCCGATGCACAATCTCGGGCCACCGCCAAACGGGAAATAGGAATACTTATGCTTTTCCTTCAGGTTTTCAAACGAAAACCGTTCGGGCACAAAATCAAACGGATGTTCCCACACCTGCTCATCGTGATGCACCACGTAAATGGGCATAATGACATTGGTATAGGGTGGAATTTCATAGCCGTTGATTATATCTTTTTCTATGGTACGGCGCCCCATAATCCATGCCGGCGGGAAAACAACGCATGGATTCATCAATCACCTGTTTGAGGTAATGCAATCCCCGTATAGTCTGCGCCGTCGGGATTTCACCTTTCAGTTCATCTTTTATTTCTTGATTTAAAACAGCCCGCTTGTCCGGATGTTGTGTAAGCAGATAAAACGTCCAGCCCAACGCAATCTGGGTGGTTTCATGTCCTGCTACAAAAATCGTCAATATCTCATCGCGCAGCTGTTTGTTGCTCATCACTTCTCCCGTTTCTTCGTCGCGGGCTTCCATCAGCATGGACAGCAAATCTTCATGGTCTTCTTTTTGTTTCCTGCGGCGGTCGATGATGGAAAAGAACACATCATCCATGGAGTGGAGCACTTTCTTTTCTTTAAGATTATGCGGCGTAGGCACCCAGTCCGGCAGGTGGAACGGATTGTCGATACGCTGTGTGATGAATTCACTTCCTTCAGAAACAAGGCTGTAGATCTTGTCAGTGGTGCTTTCTATTTCGTTGTAAAAGAGTGTGCTGTTGACAATATCCAGTGTCAGCCTGTATAATTCCTTACCCAGATTGACCGGCTGGTTCGTATCGGCATACTTTTCGAGATGACCGATGCATTTTTGCGTCTGCTCCACCATATTGCGGAACATCAGGTTTAGTTTTTCCTTGTGAAAGGCCGGCTGCGCCAGCCGTCTCTGTCTTTTCCAGAATTCACCCTCACTCGTCAGCAATCCGTTTCCCAGAAAAAGTCGGATGGAATCATATGCAAAACTTTTGGTATAATTCTTATTGTTATCGACCAGCACATATTTTATCCATTCCGGATCAGTCAGCACCACCACCCTGCGTGTCGGAACTTTTATCCGGTACATATCGCCCATCTTTTTCTTTTGGCTCTGGAAAAACTGAATGCGTTCATTTCTTAACTGCAGCAGATTCCCAAGAAAAATATTCAGGGTATCGGGGTGCGGGAGTTCTTCAAACTTCTTCGTCATTAACATAACGTGGATATTTCAATTCAGGCAAGTTACGTTACTTTTTCAACTTTGCAGTTAACATAAGATGAATCTTTACGTGCGGAAAATATGGAAATGGACGAAGCGAGCTGTCATCGCTTTTTTTGTCTTAAGTATCCTATCCGCCATCGCCTTTCGGTTTATCCCGTTCCGGTCACCCGCTGATGCTCATACGTTGTGTTGAACAGGTGGCAGAAGGAAAGTTTCCGGTAATTAAAAAAGATTGGGTACCCTTAAAGGATATGTCTTCCAATATTGTATTAGCCGTGATCGCTTCGGAAGACCAGAAATTCGCCGAACATTTCGGATTCGATTTTGAAGCCATAGAAAAAGTAGTGAAGCAAAATGAGAAGCTGAAGAAAAGAGGCAAGCCCATCAAGGGCGGAAGTACCATCAGCCAGCAATGTGCCAAGAATGTCTATTTGTTTCCGCAACGCAGTTACCTTCGCAAAGGGCTGGAAGTCTATTTCACCTTCCTGATCGAACTTATCTGGAGCAAGAAACGTATCCTGGAAGTGTACCTGAATGTGATTGAGATGGGCGATGGCATTTACGGGGTGCAGGCTGCCTCCAAGACCTATTTCAAGAAGGATGCAAAAATCCTGACATCTTCCGAGGCCGCCCTGATTGCTGCGGTATTGCCCAATCCCAGAAAATGGAATGCCGGCAAACCCAATGGTTATATAAAGAAAAGGAAAAACTGGATACTGCGTCAGATGGGTCATCTCAGAGGTACCGTGGAACTTTAAAATACAGACATGAAAACACAAATTTTCACAATTCTAATTACCTGCAGTTTTTCCCTGTTTGCCGGTGAAGTCTTTCTCTGCAAATCCTATACCGGCAAGGGTATCCCTACGGAATCCAAAAGGGAATGGCAGGCAAAGACAGACAAGATATGCGTCGTCTATCATCATGATAAAACCTACCCTGTCAGTGCAAAGTACAGATTAAGCATCGCCAAACGGGTCGAGAAATTCTACTTTTCACGGTTTTACAGCCAGGAAATGCCCGTAAAGAAAGGAACCAGCTGGACAGCCACCTATTCCAAGATTGAAGAACCCGGGGACTATATCATTTCCATTATTGATGACAATGGCTATATTTTGGGTGAACAGAACTGTACCATTAAATAAGCGCAGTTAACCTGGTGAGGAATAGTGCTATTTTGCCGATTAATGTTATTTTTGCACCTCGTTACAGATGAACTTTATCGATGCCTCCACCTATTATGTCCGTATGCAAACGCATCTGAAGTTTGTGCACATCCACTGTATCAAACGCCCCAGCCCCAGGCGATTCATCATCGGCATCCTCTATTTCATCGTTTTAAACATTGTCGGCATCACCAATACCCTTTGGAGGCTGATGGATGAGATTTTATTTCCCAACTACAGGGAAATTGAAATCAAACAGCCCGTCTTCATTATCAGCAACCCCAGAAGCGGCTCCACCTTCATGCACCGCCTTATGTGCCTCGACGAAGAAAAGTTTGTATTCAACCTCCTTTACCAGACGACCTTCCCTTCCATCACCTTTTACAGGATGATGCAGTTTTTCAATACGGTGGACAAAAAGATTGGAATGCCTTTACATAAGCTATTGGATTTCGTGAATGGTATTTTATTCAAAGGCTGGGATGACATTCATGCCACCGGTTTTAATAAATCCGATGAGGACGAGGGTTTGCATTTCATTTCTGGCATTTCTCCTTCCGTTGGACTGGTCACCCCGTTCTTAAATGAATTCAAAGAGCTTTATATACCGGATAAACTGGATGCAAAGAGCAGGGAGGATATCAAGAAATTCTACCTTGCCACCATTCAGCGATGGATGTATGCATTAGGCAGCGATAAAATATTTTTGAGTAAAACCGTGATGAGTTCCGGCAGGCTGGAACTGCTGCAGGAATTATTCCCGGATGTTAAGATTGTATTTTTAGTCAGGAGCCCGTATCAGGCAATTCCATCTTTCACGTCCATGTTTGCTGAACCCTGGTCACTGTTTTATCCCGACATACCCAAAAATTCAGACGCATACCGTGAATGGGGTGAATTGGGAATCGAATATTACAAGTACTTCAATGAAAAAAAACTTTCCTTTAAAAAGGAAAACCTGATGACCATTTCTTACAATGATTTTGTATTACAGCCGAAAGAAACGATTCTGAAGATATACGAACAACTGAAACTTGAAATAACGCCGGAGTTCAGGGAAAGGCTTGAAAATGCGACATCCTCCGCCAAACAATATACCAGCAAACACTCCTACTCCCTCGAAACCTACGGGTTTGACAAGGAGCATATCTGCCGGGAACTGAATTTTATCTTTGAGGAATTCGGATTTGAAAAATAATCCTCAGTGTACAATCTTATAGACCAATTCTTTCATCAGATCGGCATCCGTGGTACCACCGGTGGCGTACAGCCCTTTTGCCCTGGCATCGTACTCACAAATCAGCTGTACAATCTCTCTCGTTTTCGGGAGCGGATAATACCTCAGTCCGTCCGTGACATCTTTGGGTATCCAGCCGATAACGGCGGCGGCGGCCTTCGCATCGCCTATGGTCTGTACGACAAACAATTTGCTGAAGTGATTGTACAGATAGGCTAAAATCATAATCAGCGGCCCTGCCTTCGGATTCTTTTCGAAATACAGCACCATTTTCATCGCTTTGGAAAAATCCCGCTGGATGATGGCCTTGTTGAATTCCGTAACGTTATATTCCTTGGAGATGCCGATATACTTTTCAATGATTTCTTCCGTAATGGCTGCTTTTTCCGGCAACATCACAGACAGTTTATCCATTTCATTGGATATCCTGGAAAGGTCATTCCCCAGATTATCCGCCAATACCCGAGCGGCGGCATCCGAAATGGAAAAGCGGTTCTTTTTTACATACCCCGAAATCCAGGCGGGCAGCTTATCTTCCGTAATTTTCTGCGATTCGAAATAGATGGTTTTCTTCTCTATCGCTTTTGCCAGGCTGGTTCGTTTATCCAGCGTCTTGTTCTTATGGCAAAAGACCAATACCGTAGAAGCTGCCGGATTTTCGAGGTATTTTTCCACCACTTCCCAGTCCTTTACCTTAAATTCCTGCGCCTCCCGGACAATAACCACCCTTCGTTCGGCAAACGTCGGATATTGTTTCGCTTCGTTGATTACCTGAACAGGGTCACTGTCCTTGCCGTAAAACAGGGAAAAATTAAAATCTTTTTCGTGCGGTTCCAACGCATTATCCGAAATGAAATTTTCTATCAGGTCGATATAATACGATTCTTCGCCGCACAGGAAATAAACAGGGTCAAACTTCTTTGCCTGCAGATTTTTCCAGATG is a window from the Sphingobacteriales bacterium genome containing:
- a CDS encoding cytochrome P450, whose protein sequence is MGRRTIEKDIINGYEIPPYTNVIMPIYVVHHDEQVWEHPFDFVPERFSFENLKEKHKYSYFPFGGGPRLCIGNNFAIQEMQVCLAMILQRFNIEVDEHFVPELDPLVTLRSKHPIYAKVWKRK
- a CDS encoding cytochrome P450 — protein: MTKKFEELPHPDTLNIFLGNLLQLRNERIQFFQSQKKKMGDMYRIKVPTRRVVVLTDPEWIKYVLVDNNKNYTKSFAYDSIRLFLGNGLLTSEGEFWKRQRRLAQPAFHKEKLNLMFRNMVEQTQKCIGHLEKYADTNQPVNLGKELYRLTLDIVNSTLFYNEIESTTDKIYSLVSEGSEFITQRIDNPFHLPDWVPTPHNLKEKKVLHSMDDVFFSIIDRRRKQKEDHEDLLSMLMEARDEETGEVMSNKQLRDEILTIFVAGHETTQIALGWTFYLLTQHPDKRAVLNQEIKDELKGEIPTAQTIRGLHYLKQVIDESMRCFPAGMDYGAPYHRKRYNQRL
- a CDS encoding sulfotransferase, translated to MNFIDASTYYVRMQTHLKFVHIHCIKRPSPRRFIIGILYFIVLNIVGITNTLWRLMDEILFPNYREIEIKQPVFIISNPRSGSTFMHRLMCLDEEKFVFNLLYQTTFPSITFYRMMQFFNTVDKKIGMPLHKLLDFVNGILFKGWDDIHATGFNKSDEDEGLHFISGISPSVGLVTPFLNEFKELYIPDKLDAKSREDIKKFYLATIQRWMYALGSDKIFLSKTVMSSGRLELLQELFPDVKIVFLVRSPYQAIPSFTSMFAEPWSLFYPDIPKNSDAYREWGELGIEYYKYFNEKKLSFKKENLMTISYNDFVLQPKETILKIYEQLKLEITPEFRERLENATSSAKQYTSKHSYSLETYGFDKEHICRELNFIFEEFGFEK
- the holA gene encoding DNA polymerase III subunit delta gives rise to the protein MAATLDTIWKNLQAKKFDPVYFLCGEESYYIDLIENFISDNALEPHEKDFNFSLFYGKDSDPVQVINEAKQYPTFAERRVVIVREAQEFKVKDWEVVEKYLENPAASTVLVFCHKNKTLDKRTSLAKAIEKKTIYFESQKITEDKLPAWISGYVKKNRFSISDAAARVLADNLGNDLSRISNEMDKLSVMLPEKAAITEEIIEKYIGISKEYNVTEFNKAIIQRDFSKAMKMVLYFEKNPKAGPLIMILAYLYNHFSKLFVVQTIGDAKAAAAVIGWIPKDVTDGLRYYPLPKTREIVQLICEYDARAKGLYATGGTTDADLMKELVYKIVH